The Candidatus Poribacteria bacterium nucleotide sequence TCAAGGAGAGGCTCTGAAGCATCTCATCTAATTGTTCTCTCCAATTTTCCTTAAGCAACGCCTCTATAGCCTGCAGCTTGCGCTTGGATCTGGCGAGTTTAGGTGTCCTATCTTCCGTATAGGAAAAGCGTTTGCTCACCTTCAACAATGCAGATTTAATAATAGGGGCATAGATTCCGTCATCTGTATGGTTGATGAAACCCCAATAGTGTGATAAAACCTCTAAGATTTCAGGTGGGTACCAGTAGGCAACATTCGACCAAGCAGGTATGAATTGGTGATTACTCTCTCGGATCGTCCCTAACAGTTTGAACAAATCTGCTTCGTGCAATCTCTCTTTACCACGATAAACCTTGAGGGGCATGATATGATTTAAAAGAAAGTTCAAGTCGAGTAAAACAGCGTTGCGTTTGCACAAATACGCCTCAACACCGACTGTTCCTGAACCCGAGAACGGATCGACAATCCAATCTCCTTCCTTTGTATAGGTATTGATTGCGTAACGGACGATCTGTGGGATGAATTTCGCGGGATAGGCATAAATAGCGTGTGTCAGGTACCCCGTATCATTGATTTCGGGGACTAACTCTCGGAATGAAACCAACTCTGCCCCGTCAGAGGTCGTTTCCTCTTTTGGGACTTCAAATTCGTTATCTACCGGAAAAAGGGTGAATTGTGCTTCCAGATTTCGGTTTTTCATAAAGCTGCAAACGCATCAAGAGAGTTATTGCGATGCTTCCACTTCTACTGCGTCTTCAATCTCTTCCTCTGTGAGTTGGAAGTCAAACACCTCTTCTCCTTCTTCGGCCTGTTCTGTTTCCGTATCCGGTGTTGCAGTTCCTTGAATTGCCTCTGTGGGTTGCGCGGTTTCTTGTGTTTCAAGTTTCTTTGAAGTGCCACCGAGGATCGTCAAAACCACAATCCCTATAACGCTGACACTTGTGACCGTCAGCGCAATTGGACGTTTCCAGAGGACAGCCCGCTCGCTTCTGTCCAAGAAGGGGAGGAATAGGAGTAGCAGCATGCCGACCGTCGGAATTATAAACGTTCCGATAACTTCAAAGGGACCTTGGAAATACTTCAGGAGTTGGAATAGGAACAGGAAATACCATTCAGGACGCGGATCATAATCCGCATTCGTCGGATCAGCGACATCTTCGAGCGGAACAGGAACGAACAACGCCACAACCGCAAGAACTATAAAAAGAATCAACATGCCGACAACATCTTCAAATACCTGATGCGGATAAAACGGTTTTCCGGTTTTCATCTCCTCTGGTGTATTTTTTGGTGTGCCTGAAGAACCGTAATATCTGACGAAGAAGAGATGCACACCGACCAACCCGAACGCTAACCAAGGTAGCCAGATTGTGTGGAGTGCGTAAAACCTCGACAGCGTCACCGCTCCGATTTCTGCACCGCCGCGCATCACCTTAGCAACAAAATCACCTAATCCGGGTGCAGTGCTGGCGATTTCCACACCGACGACTGTTGCCCAATACGCCTTTTCATCCCACGGAAGCAGGTAGCCTGTGAATCCGAAACCGAGGACAATCAAGAGAAGAAGCACACCGAATATCCAAGTCAGTTCTCGCGGGGCTTTGTATGAACTGTAGAGCACGACACGAAGCAGATGTAGAACAACGATGATGACCATCGCGCTTGCACCCCAATGGTGCAAACCGCGCACGAACGCGCCGAACGGGACCTCTGTGCTGATATAGGTTACCGCGTTATGCGCATGTTCGGGTGAAGGCGAGTAGTAGAATGCGAGAAATGCGCCTGTCACTGCTTGCAATAGGAGCAGAAACATTGCCAAACTGCCGAGTGAGAAAAGCAGGTTGATGTGTTTCGGCAGCGGTTTGCGCAGATGTGCGGAGAACTCCCCTAACGGGAGACGTTCGTTCAGAAATTGTTTTATAGTCATGCCTCGATCCCTTGAAGGTTTCAGGGTTGTCAACGCGTGAAAACCTCGTCAAACACCACCACATTTCAGTTAATTAGCGAAAAAAGACTCCAAATTTGTCAGAAACCCGATTTCGACAAGGGTCCCACCCGTTACTGGGAAGAGGCTGAAAAATTGGAGCGAAAACCCAATCGTAAAAAGAAACTATGTTTCCTTTACGTATAGAATACCCGCTTCAACCTTGGTTTCGAGTTTCTGCAACGGTTCTGGTGGTGGACCGGCAATAACAGCACCCGTCTTATCGAATATTGCGCCGTGACAGGGACAGAGAAACGATTCTTTCTGTCCATCCCACCGGACGAGGCAACCGAGATGTGAACAGGTTCGCGAAAAGACGCTCCACTCTCCGTTACCGGTATCAGTTACATAGACGGAACGTTTTTTCGTTGCTTTGACCCAGCCGTCTTTTGCCGTGAAGGTATAGTCCACCTTTTTAAAATGGCTGTTTTTGAGTCGGTCAGCGAGACCCAAATCGACCCATTTCGATTCGCCTTTTTTGAAAGCCGGTGAAATCGCGAAACCGATAAGCGGAATACCGGCAGCAAGGCCGAGTATTCCACCGATAAACGCAGTCGCAATTTCTAAAAATGAGCGTCTACCCCTCTTCTCCATCCATTCGCTCCTTTCCCATTTCAGTTACCAGCGGAAAGGTCATCAGTCCTTGAAAGCGTAATCTGCATAAAACACCTTACAATAACCGAATACTATCCCCACCGATAACTGACAACTGAGAACTGAAAACTACAGATTACCGCTTCCGCGTTTGCCCTTCAAACGGCGCGCGCAGATCATAGCGTCCCTCTTCGAGAACAGGCAGCGTGCCATCGTTAACCATGAGTTCGAGCGGCAATTCTTTGGTTTCCATCGGCATGTTGACGACATCCTTGATGCGCAAGGATTCGTAGATAGCCAACATGATTTCAAGCGTGTAACGCGCCTGCACGCCACTGCCGCGATGGTCAGAGATATCGCCCTCAATCCACTCGATCAGTTCCTGAAACTGGTTCTTAGGTTCTGGTGGCGGTGTAATGGTCTGCCATCCCTGGGCATCTCCGTTTTGGAGGAGAAGTGTCCCGTCAGGTCCGTTGCGAATTTGCCCCTCTGTACCAGCAATTTTAGGCATTGAGACGGGCGGATCCGGTAAGTCGCCTTCATAGATCCCCCGCGCGCCACCTTCAAAGCAGACTAACCCCATACAGAGGTCTTCACAAATCGTACGGCGTTCCCACCGGTCAGTCGTACGGGATGTCTGCCCGATCACCCATAAAGTTTCAGGGTCGGACAAAGTGAATCGCCAACCGTCGATCGCGTGCGTGCCTGTATTGAGCAGTCCCGCGTGTTTTTTTGCACTGTGGTGGAGCGTTGTCGGTTCACCAATCGCCCCTGCAGCGACGAGCCTACGTGCCTCTATATTTGCGGCGGAATATCTGCCTTGGTGGCCGATGATAAGTTTGACATCGTTCCCTTGGCAAGCATCAAGCATAGCGTCAGCTTGTCCGAGTGAGGCAGCCATAGGTTTCTCACCGATAATCCCCTTTACGCCTGCCTTCGCTGCCGCGACAGTGGCTTCCGCCCGCGGGCCTTGCCATGTTGTGATACTGACGATATCCAAATCTTCTTTTCCCAACATCTCATCAACGTCGGTGTAAATAGCAGGGACATCGTACTCGTCTGAGACGCGTTGCGCTGCTTCTTCAAAGATGTCCATCGCTGCGACGACTTCTGCCCTGGGATTGTTACCCCATGCCCTGGAGTGAGACCTGCCCATCCCGCCACAACCGATGATTCCGACGCGATATGTCTGATTTGCCATCTGTTCGTCTCCTTATCTTGGCGTAGTTTGCAAACCAACCGTTTGAAATCCTGTTGCACTATTCTATCACTCCTTCGTTGTTTTTGTCAAATCGTTTTCCTTGACAAACCTATGGAAACGTTGCAAACTATACAGCAAATATAGACTTGTAGACTCCATCAAAAGAGAGGAATTATCAGATGGCAGATTATGAAGATAAAGGTTCCCAGATTCGGGTGACAAACCTTGAGGCTTTTCCAATGGGTGTGAAAGCCTACGTCAAGATTGAAACGAATATGGGTGTTACGGGGTGGGGTGAGATCAATAATATGGAGACAACTGTCACCTGCGAATTGGCACGATCCTTATCCGAAATGATTATCGGCGAAAACCCGACGCGGATTGAGCACCACTGGCAACGACTGTTTCGTGCGCATCGCAATATCCGAGGCGGCGGATTGATGGTCCATACCATCTCGGCTATTGACATGGCATTGTGGGATATTGCTGGGAAGCTTTGGGGTGTGCCGGTGTACCGACTACTTGGTGGTCCCTGCCGCGATAAGATTTGGAAATATCCGAGTCCGAAAGCAATTAAAACGGGACCCGGAGGTTCTAAACCATTCGCAGGCACTCCTGATGAGATTGCTGACATGGTTGAACGCGTGCATGATGCGCGGGAAAAGGTCGGTTCCGATGGCGCGGTGATGTTTGATGCACACAGTTGCCTACCGCCGCCTATCGTCAAACAATTCGCGAGTTACCTGAAGCCTGATGACCTACTTTTCCTTGAGGAGGCATGGGTGCCAGGCAATATTGAGGTGATGCGGAAAATCCGAGAATCCGTCCCCGTGCCGCTGGCGACTGGAGAACGCGACCGCACAATATGGGAGGTCCGCGAAATCCTTGAAGCGCAGGTGATTGATATTCTTCAACCGGATTGTGGACACGGCGGCGGCATCACACAGGTTAAGAAGGTCGCTGCACTCGCGGAGGCGCATCACGTACCGATCGCACCGCACTGCACGATGTCCTATCTCGGTCTGACCGCGAGTTTCCACTTGTCAGCTGCCGTGCCGTTTTTCCTTATCCACGAAGGCTATGAGAACGTTCTTCCAGCGGGAGTTGCCCATAAAACATGGGAGATGGATGAGGAAGGTTACGTTTCGCTGCCTGAAGGACCGGGTTTAGGTGTTGTTGTAGATGAGGCAAAGGTTATTGAAGTCGGACAGGATCAGGGTAGACGCTTCACATGGCCCAACAGCCGATTGGCAGATGGCTCCATCGCTGATTATTAGTCCAACATCAATATGGTCATTATAATTGTAGGCGCGCCTTAGCAGCGCGCCTAAACCTGAAGTTAGACCAGATCTCGTTAGTGGTACTGTAATAAGGCACTAACGGCATCGTCTTCACTTTTAAAACATTCAAGAATGGCGATGACTCGCGTTCTGACAACGACGTTTCGGATATGTTTGTTCATATTAATTGCTGCAATTTTCCCCCCACGCGGGAAGATCCTAACATGGATTTTCATGAGCGTACCGAGCCCAGCACCATCTATTTGAGTTACTTTTCTAAAGTCAAACACAAGTCTTGGAGATGAGGCATGTCGGGTGAGTGTTTCCTCCACAGTTTCCAAAACCTTTTTGATACTTGGAGAGATCACCCTACCCTCCAACCGAAAAATAAGGACTTCTTCTTTTTCAGATACGGTGATTTTCACAGTATATATATACCCCCAATGCTGCTGATTATTTGCGTCATGAGTGGGCTTCTCTAATCATTGCTAAAGTGACTCAAGGAAGGTGATGACTGCCTGTTGCTGTGCCTCAGAGAGATTGAAGAACGCTTCCTTTGCGTTCTGTGCCTCACCACCGTGTGCGCGGATGGCCCCTTCAAGCGTCGTTGCGCGACCATCGTGAAGGAAAAAAGGTGTGCCGC carries:
- a CDS encoding DNA methyltransferase, with the translated sequence MKNRNLEAQFTLFPVDNEFEVPKEETTSDGAELVSFRELVPEINDTGYLTHAIYAYPAKFIPQIVRYAINTYTKEGDWIVDPFSGSGTVGVEAYLCKRNAVLLDLNFLLNHIMPLKVYRGKERLHEADLFKLLGTIRESNHQFIPAWSNVAYWYPPEILEVLSHYWGFINHTDDGIYAPIIKSALLKVSKRFSYTEDRTPKLARSKRKLQAIEALLKENWREQLDEMLQSLSLKTLRNLNDFVVYTQQHHLEDSGQVEFHGGVDSSNVAVPRVCDALITSPPYLQAQEYIRSTKMELFWLGHTEGEVQALSRLEIPYRKADRIIQTETLDKIRGILTRDDLQKRLDSYFCHTVNALENSMRQLKLNAAACIFVGNPRIDGIVVEIWRILAEYFTERGFAFEKVYEDRIKTRKLFGARKNKNPDGMRSEFLLILRKNAIY
- a CDS encoding cytochrome bc complex cytochrome b subunit; translation: MTIKQFLNERLPLGEFSAHLRKPLPKHINLLFSLGSLAMFLLLLQAVTGAFLAFYYSPSPEHAHNAVTYISTEVPFGAFVRGLHHWGASAMVIIVVLHLLRVVLYSSYKAPRELTWIFGVLLLLIVLGFGFTGYLLPWDEKAYWATVVGVEIASTAPGLGDFVAKVMRGGAEIGAVTLSRFYALHTIWLPWLAFGLVGVHLFFVRYYGSSGTPKNTPEEMKTGKPFYPHQVFEDVVGMLILFIVLAVVALFVPVPLEDVADPTNADYDPRPEWYFLFLFQLLKYFQGPFEVIGTFIIPTVGMLLLLFLPFLDRSERAVLWKRPIALTVTSVSVIGIVVLTILGGTSKKLETQETAQPTEAIQGTATPDTETEQAEEGEEVFDFQLTEEEIEDAVEVEASQ
- a CDS encoding ubiquinol-cytochrome c reductase iron-sulfur subunit — protein: MEKRGRRSFLEIATAFIGGILGLAAGIPLIGFAISPAFKKGESKWVDLGLADRLKNSHFKKVDYTFTAKDGWVKATKKRSVYVTDTGNGEWSVFSRTCSHLGCLVRWDGQKESFLCPCHGAIFDKTGAVIAGPPPEPLQKLETKVEAGILYVKET
- a CDS encoding Gfo/Idh/MocA family oxidoreductase; protein product: MANQTYRVGIIGCGGMGRSHSRAWGNNPRAEVVAAMDIFEEAAQRVSDEYDVPAIYTDVDEMLGKEDLDIVSITTWQGPRAEATVAAAKAGVKGIIGEKPMAASLGQADAMLDACQGNDVKLIIGHQGRYSAANIEARRLVAAGAIGEPTTLHHSAKKHAGLLNTGTHAIDGWRFTLSDPETLWVIGQTSRTTDRWERRTICEDLCMGLVCFEGGARGIYEGDLPDPPVSMPKIAGTEGQIRNGPDGTLLLQNGDAQGWQTITPPPEPKNQFQELIEWIEGDISDHRGSGVQARYTLEIMLAIYESLRIKDVVNMPMETKELPLELMVNDGTLPVLEEGRYDLRAPFEGQTRKR
- a CDS encoding mandelate racemase/muconate lactonizing enzyme family protein → MADYEDKGSQIRVTNLEAFPMGVKAYVKIETNMGVTGWGEINNMETTVTCELARSLSEMIIGENPTRIEHHWQRLFRAHRNIRGGGLMVHTISAIDMALWDIAGKLWGVPVYRLLGGPCRDKIWKYPSPKAIKTGPGGSKPFAGTPDEIADMVERVHDAREKVGSDGAVMFDAHSCLPPPIVKQFASYLKPDDLLFLEEAWVPGNIEVMRKIRESVPVPLATGERDRTIWEVREILEAQVIDILQPDCGHGGGITQVKKVAALAEAHHVPIAPHCTMSYLGLTASFHLSAAVPFFLIHEGYENVLPAGVAHKTWEMDEEGYVSLPEGPGLGVVVDEAKVIEVGQDQGRRFTWPNSRLADGSIADY
- a CDS encoding STAS domain-containing protein, producing the protein MKITVSEKEEVLIFRLEGRVISPSIKKVLETVEETLTRHASSPRLVFDFRKVTQIDGAGLGTLMKIHVRIFPRGGKIAAINMNKHIRNVVVRTRVIAILECFKSEDDAVSALLQYH